In Aquiflexum balticum DSM 16537, a single genomic region encodes these proteins:
- a CDS encoding exodeoxyribonuclease III — translation MKIVSYNVNGIRAALNKGFLDWLKATDPDIIGLQEVKAELNQIDKAIFEDIGYNIYWFPAVKKGYSGVAILSKLKPKHVEYGMGISKYDDEGRMIRTDFETFSFVSAYFPSGTTGDVRQDFKYIFLDDIYGYSQDLKEKLPNLILSGDYNICHKPIDIHNPVSNKNSSGFLPEERAWMDKFTESGFDDSFRLFNKNPHQYTWWSYRAGSRGKNLGWRIDYHMTTDSMKERIKRSVILPEAYHSDHCPIMVEIEN, via the coding sequence ATGAAAATCGTATCCTACAATGTCAATGGCATCCGGGCAGCATTAAATAAAGGCTTTTTAGATTGGTTGAAGGCAACAGACCCTGATATCATAGGCTTACAGGAAGTAAAGGCTGAATTAAATCAAATCGATAAAGCTATATTTGAGGATATCGGTTATAACATATATTGGTTTCCGGCAGTTAAAAAAGGCTACAGTGGAGTTGCCATATTGAGCAAATTGAAACCCAAACACGTGGAATATGGAATGGGTATATCCAAGTATGACGATGAAGGTAGGATGATACGTACAGACTTTGAAACATTTTCGTTTGTATCAGCTTATTTTCCATCAGGAACCACCGGAGATGTAAGGCAAGATTTCAAATACATCTTTCTCGATGATATATATGGTTATTCTCAGGATTTAAAAGAAAAATTACCTAATTTGATATTGAGTGGAGATTATAATATTTGTCACAAACCAATAGATATTCACAATCCGGTTTCAAACAAAAATTCTTCGGGATTTTTACCAGAAGAAAGGGCATGGATGGATAAGTTTACTGAATCGGGATTTGATGATAGTTTCAGGTTATTCAATAAGAATCCACATCAATATACTTGGTGGAGTTATCGAGCAGGGTCTAGGGGAAAAAATTTGGGTTGGAGGATTGATTACCACATGACTACCGATTCCATGAAAGAAAGAATCAAAAGATCTGTCATATTACCAGAGGCCTATCATTCAGATCATTGTCCGATAATGGTAGAAATAGAAAATTAA
- a CDS encoding ATP-binding protein has protein sequence MKSIKISIPSLIDNIKIIESFIDNAREKYAINEDIYGNIMISVTECVTNAILHGNNLDGNKKVDLELHLDDNLVKFIIKDEGEGFDYENLIDPTEPENLEKTGGRGIFIMKHLSDEVKFDDSGRKTTLTFYM, from the coding sequence ATGAAATCTATTAAAATTTCAATTCCATCTCTTATAGATAATATAAAAATTATAGAAAGCTTCATTGATAACGCCAGAGAGAAATATGCTATCAATGAAGACATCTATGGTAATATTATGATTTCTGTGACAGAATGTGTTACTAATGCGATCCTACATGGCAATAATTTAGATGGTAATAAAAAAGTGGATTTGGAATTACACTTAGACGACAATCTTGTTAAATTCATTATTAAAGATGAAGGAGAAGGCTTCGATTATGAAAATTTAATCGATCCAACTGAACCGGAAAACTTGGAAAAAACAGGAGGTAGGGGAATTTTCATTATGAAACATCTTTCTGATGAAGTCAAGTTTGATGATTCCGGAAGAAAAACAACTTTAACCTTCTACATGTAA
- the ybeY gene encoding rRNA maturation RNase YbeY: MAILFFEEDIKFSLNQKNKYKKWLKEVADSENYKIKELNYIFCSDEYLYQINQQYLNHHTYTDIITFDNSEEAKLIEGDVFISIERIKENALREKNSFEKEMLRVMSHGLLHLMGYKDKNPKDKILMSQREDESISLFE, from the coding sequence ATGGCTATTTTATTTTTTGAGGAGGACATCAAATTTTCCTTAAATCAAAAAAACAAATACAAAAAGTGGCTTAAAGAAGTTGCTGACAGCGAAAATTACAAAATCAAGGAACTTAATTACATATTTTGTTCAGACGAGTATTTATATCAAATTAACCAGCAGTATTTAAATCACCATACCTATACAGACATCATCACTTTTGATAACTCAGAGGAAGCAAAATTAATTGAAGGTGATGTTTTTATTAGTATAGAGAGAATTAAAGAAAATGCCTTACGAGAAAAAAACTCATTTGAAAAAGAAATGTTAAGGGTAATGAGTCATGGACTTTTACACTTGATGGGTTATAAAGACAAAAACCCAAAAGATAAAATATTGATGAGTCAAAGGGAAGATGAATCCATTTCTCTTTTTGAATAA
- the mnmG gene encoding tRNA uridine-5-carboxymethylaminomethyl(34) synthesis enzyme MnmG, translating into MFPIYDVIVVGAGHAGCEAANAAAKMGSKVLLCTMNMNTIAQMSCNPAMGGVAKGQIVREIDALGGMSGIISDKSMIQFRMLNRSKGPAMWSPRSQNDRMRFAEEWRLALEANPNVDFWQEMISGLIVKNNCVKGVRTGIGLEIYSKSVVLTNGTFLNGLIHIGEKQFGGGRTGEAAAKGITEQLVQLGFEAGRMKTGTPPRVDGRSLDYTKMEVQYGDEHPEKFSYSDETQPLKEQRTCWITYTNKEVHQTLETGFDRSPMFNGRIQGLGPRYCPSIEDKINRFAERERHQIFVEPEGWNTVEIYVNGFSTSLPEDVQYAALRKIEGFENAKMFRPGYAIEYDYFPPTQLRLTLETQLIENLYFAGQINGTTGYEEAASQGLVAGINASRKVHDKEPFLLKRSDAYIGVLIDDLINKGTEEPYRMFTSRAEFRLLLRQDNADLRLTQIGHQLGLADDQRLEKMLDKKSDTAKLINDLKQKKLSPDIINEGLEEFDTATIKEKISIEKLLKRPHLGLSKIIELDKDLKIYLSKYNKDVLEQAEIQIKYESYIEKEQQMVEKINNMENYKIPIAFDYLAIPALSAEGKQKLNKVKPETLGQASRISGVSPADLSILTVYLGR; encoded by the coding sequence ATGTTTCCGATATACGATGTGATAGTTGTAGGGGCTGGGCACGCTGGCTGTGAGGCAGCAAATGCAGCTGCAAAGATGGGTTCTAAAGTGCTTTTATGTACTATGAACATGAACACCATTGCGCAGATGTCCTGTAATCCTGCAATGGGCGGAGTTGCGAAAGGACAAATCGTAAGAGAAATTGATGCGCTTGGAGGAATGTCAGGAATCATCTCAGATAAATCAATGATCCAATTTCGCATGCTGAACAGATCAAAGGGCCCTGCAATGTGGTCCCCGAGATCTCAAAATGACAGGATGAGATTTGCGGAAGAATGGAGATTGGCACTAGAAGCAAACCCCAATGTTGATTTTTGGCAGGAAATGATCAGTGGCTTGATCGTTAAAAACAACTGCGTCAAAGGAGTAAGAACTGGAATAGGTCTAGAAATATATAGTAAATCAGTGGTATTGACCAATGGTACGTTTTTAAATGGGTTAATTCACATTGGAGAAAAACAGTTTGGAGGCGGAAGAACAGGAGAAGCAGCTGCAAAAGGAATTACGGAGCAATTGGTTCAACTGGGTTTTGAAGCCGGGCGAATGAAAACAGGAACTCCGCCAAGGGTAGACGGTAGATCATTGGATTATACCAAAATGGAAGTTCAATATGGAGATGAACATCCAGAGAAGTTTTCTTATTCAGATGAAACCCAGCCATTGAAAGAACAGAGAACATGCTGGATTACCTATACCAATAAAGAAGTACATCAAACTCTTGAAACAGGATTTGACCGCTCTCCGATGTTCAATGGCAGAATCCAAGGCTTAGGACCAAGATACTGCCCTTCTATCGAGGATAAAATAAACAGATTTGCTGAAAGAGAAAGACATCAGATCTTTGTTGAGCCCGAAGGTTGGAACACTGTGGAAATATACGTGAACGGATTTTCGACATCGCTTCCTGAAGACGTACAATATGCTGCGCTAAGAAAAATCGAGGGATTTGAAAATGCAAAAATGTTCAGACCAGGATATGCAATAGAATATGATTATTTTCCTCCTACACAATTGAGATTGACACTTGAAACACAATTAATAGAAAACCTCTATTTCGCAGGACAAATCAACGGGACAACAGGTTACGAAGAAGCTGCTTCCCAGGGTTTAGTAGCAGGAATAAATGCTTCCAGGAAAGTCCACGATAAAGAGCCTTTCCTTTTAAAAAGATCAGATGCATATATAGGGGTACTCATTGACGACTTAATCAATAAAGGGACCGAAGAACCATACAGGATGTTTACATCCAGGGCAGAATTCCGGCTATTGCTGAGACAGGATAATGCAGATTTAAGGCTTACCCAAATAGGGCATCAGTTAGGATTAGCAGACGACCAACGTTTGGAAAAAATGTTGGATAAAAAATCCGATACCGCAAAACTGATCAATGACCTAAAGCAAAAAAAATTGTCTCCGGATATCATCAATGAAGGCTTGGAAGAGTTCGATACCGCTACAATAAAAGAAAAAATCTCTATTGAAAAACTTTTGAAAAGACCACATCTAGGTTTATCCAAAATTATTGAACTTGATAAAGATCTAAAAATATACCTGTCCAAATACAACAAAGATGTCTTAGAACAGGCAGAAATACAGATCAAGTACGAAAGCTATATTGAAAAGGAACAACAGATGGTAGAAAAAATAAACAATATGGAAAACTATAAAATTCCTATAGCTTTTGACTACCTGGCTATTCCTGCTTTATCAGCTGAGGGAAAACAGAAATTGAATAAAGTAAAGCCTGAAACATTAGGACAAGCCTCACGGATAAGCGGCGTCTCCCCAGCAGATCTATCAATTCTCACTGTCTACTTAGGAAGATAA
- a CDS encoding class I SAM-dependent methyltransferase, with protein sequence MERLTKCPLCKSGLFLNHSEVKDHSVSGETFFLCQCSNCKLIFTNPRPSIEFIGKYYESEEYISHQNKSTNLTNKLYKFVRQLTIRKKVALINMLHPNKGKLLDIGCGTGYFIEAAEISEWKVKGIEPNSTARKIAQSKNLKVSESLKNINDNKKFDVITLFHVLEHMHNLRKSTKKIVELLNDNGTLIIAVPNFVSFDSKYYGSNWAALDVPRHLYHFNKISVQKLAEEFNLRITETKPMKFDSFYVSILSEKYLKPNNNSILHLIKGAINGLKSNIWAKNNENNYSSLLFILKKK encoded by the coding sequence ATGGAAAGGTTAACCAAATGCCCACTATGCAAAAGTGGGCTTTTTCTTAATCACTCAGAAGTAAAAGATCATTCCGTAAGCGGTGAAACATTTTTTCTATGTCAATGCAGCAATTGTAAACTTATATTTACCAATCCCAGACCATCAATAGAATTTATAGGTAAGTATTATGAATCGGAGGAATATATTTCCCACCAAAATAAATCGACCAATCTAACAAATAAATTATACAAATTTGTCCGCCAATTAACGATACGAAAAAAGGTAGCACTGATAAATATGCTTCACCCAAACAAAGGAAAACTATTGGACATTGGCTGCGGTACAGGTTATTTTATTGAAGCAGCAGAAATAAGTGAATGGAAGGTAAAAGGTATAGAACCTAACAGTACAGCACGAAAGATAGCACAGAGTAAAAATTTGAAAGTATCAGAATCACTCAAGAATATCAACGATAATAAAAAATTCGACGTAATCACACTTTTTCATGTGTTGGAACATATGCACAATTTAAGAAAATCAACAAAGAAGATTGTTGAACTATTAAATGATAACGGAACATTAATAATCGCTGTACCAAATTTCGTCTCATTCGATTCCAAATATTATGGATCAAATTGGGCAGCATTGGATGTTCCCAGGCATCTATACCATTTCAATAAAATATCCGTTCAAAAATTGGCCGAAGAATTCAATCTACGGATTACTGAAACCAAACCAATGAAATTTGATAGCTTCTACGTTTCAATCTTAAGTGAAAAATATCTAAAACCTAATAACAATAGCATACTACATTTGATAAAAGGTGCCATAAATGGGTTAAAATCAAATATTTGGGCTAAAAACAATGAAAATAATTATTCTAGCTTATTATTCATTTTAAAGAAAAAATGA
- a CDS encoding Ig-like domain-containing domain, whose protein sequence is MRLYNYIILIYIFLVIISCAKQSTPMGGPKDEDPPKLVAMIPESGSLNSKPKIIELEFDEYIKVENPNKQILITPRINKDEMEVSAVKNKVIIKLNQDLEDSTTYVFNFQKTIKDITENNVPENLKLVFSTGSQIDSLTFSGNVAYVFPQKDESMKDVLVGLYTLDDTLDILTGPPYYIGQTDSTGNFNLTNIRSGEYKAYAWHDSNNSLKAEEKLENYGFLGDTIRIFENISQAQFYLSKADLSEFKVNRASTAGTNFDIVLSKFPVEISIENEDLNKNLFFRQNEKTIRVYHKTLMNDSTAIKLNITDSVGYKIDTLIYAKFEESDRNKEKFEPSILAPKNFSKNLSLDIQFNKPLFEINYDSLIVKYDTASVIEIRKDWTYFKDSTTRTLLTIDIPIPDTIASETFTFLAADSSFTDIEGLFNEAKLESSYKRLKSEALAEDITVIINTEELPIIVQITDKQNKVIAENYLTETNQTIFKNIEPGVHFIRAIIDRNKNKRWDTSNLRNNLQSEPVYYLLNENDNNSKDTTIRAGWALEVTIQPNNPVGIQTNSIQKDRNEKINQENNVDK, encoded by the coding sequence ATGAGATTATACAATTACATAATATTAATTTATATATTTTTAGTAATAATATCTTGTGCTAAACAAAGCACACCTATGGGTGGTCCTAAAGATGAAGACCCCCCAAAACTTGTTGCTATGATTCCGGAATCGGGTTCTTTAAACAGCAAACCTAAAATAATAGAACTTGAGTTTGATGAATATATCAAAGTTGAAAATCCAAATAAACAGATTCTGATAACTCCTAGAATCAATAAGGATGAAATGGAAGTAAGTGCAGTCAAAAACAAGGTTATTATAAAACTCAATCAAGATCTAGAAGACAGTACGACCTATGTATTCAATTTTCAAAAAACCATCAAAGACATAACTGAAAATAATGTACCCGAAAACTTGAAACTGGTTTTTTCCACAGGCTCTCAAATAGATAGTCTTACATTCAGCGGGAATGTCGCTTACGTCTTTCCACAAAAAGATGAATCAATGAAAGATGTGTTGGTAGGATTATATACTTTGGATGATACCCTGGATATATTGACAGGTCCACCATATTATATAGGACAGACCGATTCAACAGGCAATTTTAACTTAACAAATATAAGGTCCGGTGAATATAAAGCATACGCCTGGCATGATTCAAACAATTCTCTTAAGGCAGAAGAGAAATTGGAAAACTATGGATTCCTTGGAGATACTATCCGGATATTTGAAAATATATCACAGGCTCAATTTTACTTATCCAAAGCAGACCTTTCCGAATTTAAAGTAAACCGTGCCTCAACGGCAGGAACCAATTTTGATATAGTTTTAAGTAAATTTCCAGTAGAAATTTCTATAGAAAATGAGGATTTAAACAAGAATTTGTTCTTTAGACAAAATGAAAAAACCATCAGAGTTTATCATAAAACATTAATGAATGATAGTACTGCAATTAAACTAAATATCACCGATTCAGTAGGATACAAAATAGACACTTTAATCTATGCAAAATTTGAAGAAAGTGATAGAAATAAAGAAAAATTCGAACCAAGCATTCTCGCACCAAAGAACTTCTCCAAGAATTTATCATTGGATATACAATTCAATAAACCTCTTTTTGAAATAAATTATGATTCCCTTATTGTAAAATACGATACCGCATCGGTTATTGAAATAAGAAAGGACTGGACCTATTTTAAAGACAGTACAACACGAACACTGCTCACCATAGATATACCCATACCTGATACAATAGCTTCTGAAACATTCACCTTCTTAGCAGCTGATTCAAGCTTTACAGATATCGAAGGACTGTTCAACGAAGCCAAATTAGAATCAAGCTATAAAAGATTAAAAAGCGAAGCCTTGGCAGAGGATATAACTGTCATAATCAATACCGAAGAACTACCGATTATTGTCCAAATTACTGATAAGCAAAATAAAGTTATTGCCGAAAATTATTTAACAGAAACGAACCAAACCATTTTTAAAAATATAGAACCTGGAGTTCACTTTATAAGAGCAATTATAGACAGGAATAAAAATAAGAGATGGGATACCTCAAATCTTAGAAATAATTTACAATCAGAGCCTGTCTATTACTTACTAAATGAAAATGATAACAACTCCAAAGACACAACTATAAGGGCAGGCTGGGCATTGGAAGTAACCATACAACCCAACAATCCAGTAGGAATACAAACAAACTCAATTCAAAAAGACCGAAATGAAAAAATAAATCAAGAAAATAATGTAGATAAGTGA
- a CDS encoding AMP-dependent synthetase/ligase, with protein MQISRLFDLINYQIANFDKEDALAQKINGQWKKYSSRDLKTIVDNLSLAFLKSGIHQDDKVAIISNNRPEWNFIDLALQQIGAISVPMYPTISADDYNYIFNHAEVKKVFVGDEEILEKAKEASKNMDVQIFSFDKISGCDYWEDFMLSGESGNIAELDSIKETIKTDDLFTIIYTSGTTGRPKGVMLTHGNVIHNLFAIEDRIIVSKGIGKALSFLPLCHIYERTGSFCFLYMGISIYYAENMETIGDNLKEIQPHVFNTVPRLLEKVYDKIVSKGYELTGVKKSLFFWALNLGLKYEPNKDQGAWYNFQLKMANKIIFSKWREALGGNIMQINSGASALQARLARVFWAAQIPVCEGYGLTETSPVISASICNHKDIRIGMVGKLVKDVEVKIAADGEILAKGPNIMQGYYKQPELTAEVLEPDGWFHTGDIGELDKDNYLKITDRKKEMFKTSGGKYIAPQPMENKYKESPVIEQVIVVGENKNYPAALIVPSLQGLKDWCKHKDIPYTSDEEMLKKPEILDKFQKDIDELNKYFGKWEQVKKFKVLNAQWGVDTGELTPTMKLKRKVIHQKFAKEIEELYK; from the coding sequence ATGCAGATCAGCAGACTATTTGATTTGATCAATTATCAGATTGCCAACTTTGATAAAGAAGATGCTTTGGCCCAAAAAATTAACGGGCAATGGAAAAAATATTCCTCCAGAGATCTGAAAACAATCGTAGACAATTTAAGTCTTGCATTTTTAAAATCAGGAATTCACCAGGATGATAAAGTAGCAATTATATCCAATAACAGACCTGAATGGAATTTTATTGATTTGGCTTTGCAGCAAATTGGGGCTATCTCAGTTCCCATGTATCCAACCATATCTGCAGATGATTACAATTATATTTTCAATCATGCCGAAGTAAAAAAGGTTTTTGTTGGTGATGAAGAGATACTGGAAAAAGCAAAAGAAGCATCCAAAAATATGGATGTACAGATTTTTTCCTTTGATAAAATTTCCGGCTGTGATTATTGGGAAGATTTTATGCTATCCGGGGAATCCGGCAATATTGCTGAACTTGATTCCATTAAGGAAACAATCAAAACTGATGATCTTTTTACAATAATTTATACCTCAGGTACAACAGGACGACCCAAAGGGGTAATGCTGACCCATGGGAATGTGATCCATAATCTTTTTGCGATTGAAGACCGGATTATTGTTTCAAAGGGGATTGGAAAGGCCCTGAGCTTTCTTCCGCTCTGTCATATTTACGAGAGAACAGGTTCCTTCTGCTTTTTGTACATGGGAATTTCCATCTATTATGCGGAAAACATGGAAACCATTGGAGACAATCTCAAAGAGATTCAACCACATGTATTCAATACTGTACCACGCTTATTGGAAAAGGTATATGATAAAATCGTATCAAAAGGTTATGAACTTACAGGTGTTAAGAAATCATTGTTTTTTTGGGCGCTTAATTTGGGATTGAAATACGAACCAAACAAAGACCAAGGTGCTTGGTACAATTTTCAGTTGAAAATGGCCAATAAAATTATTTTTAGTAAATGGAGAGAGGCATTGGGCGGAAATATCATGCAGATAAATTCCGGAGCTTCTGCACTTCAAGCCAGATTGGCAAGGGTATTCTGGGCAGCTCAAATTCCCGTATGCGAGGGCTATGGTTTGACAGAAACTTCCCCCGTGATTTCAGCCTCAATCTGTAACCACAAAGATATCCGGATCGGTATGGTCGGAAAACTTGTCAAGGATGTAGAGGTTAAAATTGCGGCTGACGGTGAAATTCTGGCTAAAGGTCCAAACATCATGCAGGGTTATTATAAGCAACCGGAGCTGACAGCTGAAGTTCTTGAGCCGGATGGATGGTTCCATACAGGTGATATCGGTGAATTGGATAAGGATAATTATCTCAAGATTACTGATAGGAAAAAAGAGATGTTCAAAACCTCAGGCGGCAAATACATTGCCCCTCAGCCTATGGAGAATAAGTATAAAGAATCTCCTGTAATCGAACAGGTCATTGTAGTCGGAGAAAATAAAAATTATCCGGCAGCTTTGATTGTTCCGAGTCTACAGGGATTGAAAGATTGGTGCAAACACAAAGACATTCCTTACACTTCGGATGAAGAAATGCTCAAAAAACCTGAAATTTTGGACAAATTCCAAAAGGATATAGATGAACTCAACAAGTACTTTGGAAAATGGGAACAGGTCAAAAAATTCAAAGTACTCAATGCCCAATGGGGAGTGGATACCGGGGAATTAACGCCTACTATGAAATTAAAAAGGAAAGTTATTCATCAAAAATTTGCCAAAGAAATTGAAGAGCTTTATAAATAG